Proteins found in one Panicum hallii strain FIL2 chromosome 4, PHallii_v3.1, whole genome shotgun sequence genomic segment:
- the LOC112889079 gene encoding protein trichome birefringence-like 25 isoform X2, translating into MHVVGSLKAGGVDDDSSRRIGYTPFRSKETDDLIFAVTGSGPLTAPDKKEGSPGESCNLFHGEWVPHSSGPAYTNASCRFIESPQNCMTNGRPDTAYLYWRWKPYGCDIPSFDGKKFLDGMRGKHWALIGDSILRNHVQSLLCLVSEVEDATEVYHDSTFKSRRWHFPSYNFTVSLIWAPFLVKAKIFEDDDGVSTADLQLHLDILETNWTSQWESFDYVVISTGQWFFKTAVYWENGAEIGCHSCQNKNLKELAPEYSFRKALSAAFLFIISSPHKPVVFYRTWAPSHFENGEWFSGGTCNRTSPFKPGEAGDRGSDNKMWRIEREEFDKAVANKGPNGSADRLKLLDTFELSLLRPDGHSGPYRTYHPYEKGMTAKVQNDCLHWCLPGPIDAWNDIIMQMLAKD; encoded by the exons AAACGGATGATTTGATTTTTGCTGTGACTGGTTCGGGACCTCTAACAGCTCCAGACAAGAAGGAAGGTTCCCCAGGAG AAAGTTGTAATCTTTTCCATGGCGAGTGGGTTCCTCATTCATCAGGGCCAGCTTATACCAATGCAAGCTGCCGCTTCATTGAGTCTCCTCAGAACTGTATGACAAATGGAAGACCTGACACTGCTTATCTCTATTGGAGATGGAAGCCATATGGTTGTGACATACCTTCGTTTGACGGCAAGAAGTTTTTGGATGGCATGCGGGGCAAGCATTGGGCACTTATTGGTGATTCGATCCTTCGCAATCACGTCCAATCATTGCTTTGTCTTGTTTCTGAG GTCGAAGATGCTACTGAGGTCTACCATGACAGTACATTCAAATCCAGAAGATGGCACTTCCCCTCATACAACTTCACGGTATCTCTTATCTGGGCACCGTTCCTTGTCAAAGCCAAAATATTTGAGGATGACGATGGAGTTTCAACTGCTGATCTCCAGCTGCACCTTGATATTCTTGAGACAAACTGGACTAGTCAGTGGGAGAGCTTTGACTACGTCGTGATATCCACAGGCCAGTGGTTCTTCAAAACTGCAGTCTACTGGGAGAATGGAGCTGAGATCGGCTGCCACTCCTGCCAGAACAAAAACCTGAAAGAGTTGGCCCCAGAGTACTCCTTCCGCAAGGCACTCAGCGCAGCCTTCCTGTTCATCATATCCTCGCCTCACAAGCCAGTGGTCTTCTACAGGACATGGGCGccttcacatttcgagaatggCGAGTGGTTCAGTGGTGGGACTTGCAACAGGACGTCGCCATTCAAGCCAGGGGAGGCCGGTGACAGGGGATCGGACAATAAGATGTGGAGGATCGAGAGAGAAGAGTTTGACAAGGCGGTGGCGAACAAAGGGCCTAACGGCAGTGCTGACCGTCTGAAACTGCTCGACACATTTGAGCTCTCACTGCTGCGGCCTGATGGGCACTCGGGGCCTTACAGAACATACCATCCTTATGAGAAGGGGATGACTGCCAAAGTCCAAAATGACTGTCTGCACTGGTGCTTGCCCGGCCCTATCGATGCGTGGAACGACATCATCATGCAGATGCTGGCGAAGGACTGA